One genomic segment of Helianthus annuus cultivar XRQ/B chromosome 14, HanXRQr2.0-SUNRISE, whole genome shotgun sequence includes these proteins:
- the LOC118486570 gene encoding uncharacterized protein LOC118486570: protein MASFSWQHFINQVLATQGNNNNSCNMGARVEEDLAKPYKPSNLSCFSQQIADYDFQKKIKIPSHIKTYDGTEDPEDHLQIFTGAARIERWSNAKCRLMFMQTLVGSARIWFNDLPTRSVRSFDDLSKGFLANFSQQRRYVKDATVIFQIKQRDDESLREFIERYKKEGLTYVGADEKIRVAGFMNAITSKYLTRDFNKSLPKTLEEALERAEAHIRGEEAVDVKEQRKRGSSWRGNNPARKRGNFNSYDRRQKGSEQRRSKGRNPPSRERTTNFTPLTKTPQEILATEEVKQSFRPPRPLPKSRKNENSTQYYEFHEEKGHHTNDCFQLKKRIEEAVKSGELGHLVKGVRDKMTEGKGKEVNMVDFDGKVPHKATVRSLGASVCLLPSNRERPPFEPSCG from the coding sequence ATGGCCAGCTTCTCGTGGCAGCACTTTATTAATCAGGTGCTGGCCACTCAAGGGAACAACAATAACAGCTGCAACATGGGTGCAAGGGTTGAAGAAGATTTGGCCAAGCCTTACAAGCCGAGTAACCTCTCATGCTTCTCACAGcaaatagccgattatgattttcaaaagaagatTAAAATTCCATCCCACATCAAGacatatgatgggactgaagatcctgaagaccatcttcagatctttacTGGTGCTGCTAGAATTGAGAGATGGTCGAATGCTAAATGTCgtctaatgttcatgcaaacccttgtcgGGTCAGCTAGAATATGGTTCAATGATTTACCTACTCGAAGCGTTCGAAGCTTTGATGACCTCAGCAAGGGGTTCCTGGCCAATTTCTCCCAGCAAAGGCGATACGTCAAAGATGCTACAGTAATCTTTCAGATAAAACAAAGGGATGATGAAAGCCTTCGAGAGTTCATCGAAAGGTACAAGAAGGAAGGTCTCACATATGTTGGGGCAGACGAAAAAATAAGAgtggccggttttatgaacgccattaCCTCCAAatatctcacacgagatttcaacaaatccctgCCCAAGACCTTGGAAGAAGCTCTCGAAAGGGCTGAAGCCCACATCCGGGGAGAGGAGGCTGTGGACGTTAAAGAACAAAGAAAGAGGGGATCAAGCTGGCGGGGCAACAACCCAGCTAGAAAAAGGGGAAACTTTAACTCTTATGACAGACGTCAAAAGGGTTCAGAGCAACGAAGGTCTAAAGGTCGGAACCCTCCGAGCAGGGAAAGGACCACAAACTTTACACCCCTTACCAAGACCCCTCAAGAGATTCTTGCCACAGAAGAAGTGAAACAAAGCTTTCGGCCTCCTAGACCTCTCCCTAAAAGCAGAAAGAACGAGAATTCCACCCAATACTATGAATTTCACGAAGAAAAGGGGcaccacaccaatgattgcttccagctTAAGAAAAGGATCGAAGAAGCCGTTAAGTCCGGGGAACTTGGTCACTTGGTGAAGGGAGTAAGGGACAAAATGACCGAAGGAAAGGGCAAGGAAGTCAACATGGTGGATTTTGATGGAAAGGTTCCGcacaaggcaacggttagaagcttgggagcttcagtgtgtttgcTTCCCTCCAACAGAGAAAGACCCCCTTTCGAACCCTCTTGTGGTTGA